GCTGGGTCCGTACAAAACATATGAGATatagaaattgaaaaggtATTGATAGTAACGAAAGGTCCTACACATAAGAACAAAACACAATCAAAACAACAAATTATTGCAAATAACACCATTAACATCCCACGTAAGATCGGTTATcgtaaattttatttgagaCTTTTGCTGTATAGCTCAAGCATCGTATCCCAGTATACGAATCGTCAAACCGGATTTGCGATacaaaagtttaaaaaaatctcacaaaagaaaattccATTTTATTCCTCTCAAAATAATCATAAACGTGACTTTgaagagagaaaaatatcatctattaaattaaatccTTTTCGTTTTACAAGAATCACATTATAGTTTAAAAGCATGAGCCCGATCACATGCACATCCGAAGTGAGTATGTAAACGATATAAGCATGAAAATCATGTCCTCAATTGAACACTAGGTCGTAAAAATGGATAATTCATTGAGATAATTTCACTCGTCGTTTTTATGTACAAAGTATAAATTTGCTTGAAAGCGCTTATTATCGTAAGGTAAATGAAACTTAATAAAACCCGAGACATAGCCAAAACAAGATTAATCAAAAGCAgggaaaaacaaaaaatccaaGACTAATTCTTTGTAAAAGTTCTGGATCCAATAGCACCGGTGTTTGATGGAGTAAGGCTTGCAAAATAATCGTTCATCGCACTACCGTTTAAAGTATTTGATGAATTAGTCGCATTGCGATCCAGTGGAGAGGAAACATTTAAATTAGCAAAAGGAGTAGCAAGTTCTAACGGAGTAGCTGGCATACTACGTATGTCGGAAAAGGCTTTAGAATCATTTAGTCCTCTGAGAGAACGTATGCTATCCGCAAGATGCATAGAGGGAGCGGGTCGTCTAAGacttgaaaaattactaGAAAGACCACCGGACGAGAAAAGACCATTGTCAAATAAACCAGAGGAGCTCAAGTGATTTGCAAGACTTGGTTGGCTCAAATTGGAAGCACctaaagaagaaggattTAAAGTACTGGCGTTTGGGGCCATCAAAGGAGAGTGGTTAGCACTCGAATTATTAGCGGGAGTAAAATGAGTACTAGGCATGGTAATAACCACTTGCTTAGCTTCACCGTCACCAGTAACTGAATGATTGAGATTGAGACGGGAAGCTAATAAGGCAGCAACCCGACGTTCTTCCTGGGTGGTTGAAGAATCAAATACAAGATCATTAGTGTTATCGCTGcgataataaaataacaagATATGAGAATATACATTGAGTATAGCTGGATCATtcaaatcaaaatcaatGCCAGCACCTATATTGGCAACAGAAAACGGAGatttcaattgattttttcgttcttcTACAGCGCGTTTCTCTTGTTTACCACGCTCAACACGTTCACGCTCCGCAGGCGGTAGTTGACGCTTCCATTCAACACGAAGACGACGACCAGTAATTTCATAGCCATTCAAAACTTGCACAACCGTTTTGGCTTCCTCTGGAGAATGGAAATTAGCAAAGGCAAGGCCCCTAAAAACTCCGTTATCAAAATGATAATTAAAAGCGTATGGACGTGGGATGTCTAATGCAGTGAACACTTTAAACAAcacttctttcttcaagGAGAATggaatatttttaataacaatCGCGGTAGGAATGGTCTCTTCATCAGGTTCAGGGGGTGCCGTCAAAGTTACAGAGTTGCTCATACCTCTAGACAGAGCAGTGCTAGAAGCTGAGTTTGGTACATGTGAATGGGATGGTTCGTTGAATGCATTTAAACTATCAAAAGGGTATGTTGTTGAGGAAAGTAATGAGGTAGTAGCAGGTCCAGAATTTTTGAGTACATCTAAAGCACTTGCAGACCGGAGAGAAAGGCCTGCTGAATTAGTTGCTTCTTTCCAAGCAGTTTGAAGACGAGTTCGACGAGGCTTTGCAGATGGATTATTGGCAGTTGAAATTTCAGGATCCAGCATTTGTTTAAGGGAACTTGGTAAAACCGTAGAAGAACCATCACCCAAACCATCATCTGCATTGTTGTGGGAAAATATGCCAGACCCTCCCATTCCAGCACTGTTAACGGCTGCATCAGAAAACGTAAACTTATCACGACCATATCGGTTCTCGAGATATCCTGATCCTCCAGGAATATTAAGACCTCtcatttcttcatcttgAGCTCCATTTAATTCATCTAATTTGGGGAAAAAGTTGGACCGTTTTCTACGCAGAGATGCAGCCTCAGAATGGAAAGTTAAAGGGGAAGAAGCAGGAGAAAGAGTATTAGTTGACAAAAATGCCTGCGACAAAGGCGTTAATGGCCTTTGGCTTGTGCCCTCAGCCATATCGACACTAAACAAGTCGTAACTTCGTGTGGTGCGGAGGTTAGGTATCCGTGGACACCACCAAGGGCGCAAAGTCAATATACTACACCATATTATTGAGGTCTTAAACCCATAAATTCAAATATACCAATCTATAGAAgcaaatgtaaaaataattattataaaatgtATATACTACATACTGgtgttgatttttaaacCCCCACTAGGTAACTTTTTGCCAGGCAAATAACAGGGTACTGTGATGATAAAACCGAAAGTCCATCTAAGAGCTCTTAAAAACACTGCTGCAATGATAAAGACTATTAAACTGTCTAATAATTCGACCACCTAAAACAGAACAAAATGAAAGtcctaattttttgtttttacttaaattcttgtaaatttatatttttattaatttgatATTCCATGAAATATCATTCGAATTTTAGCATATTAGATTATAGAATGAAATATGTGAAAAATATCTTCAGTGAACCTTAGGATCCAAAAGCTTCTCTCCCACAAGTTCTATTTTTGGTACCCTAGCAAATCCCATTGCAATATGAcatagaaaaaatttaaataaacttGCATAAAAAGAATACCTTGCTCGATAACTCATATGGAAACTTCACAacctttattaaaaagaatgaatcATATTATTACAGTTTCGTCTATTTAATCCCTTTATTTCCAAAACCTCAATCCAAGTTTTCATTTAtctttgcaaaaattcatcttcCAAATCACCACCAGTTGAACTTTTTTCCTGTACAGGAACCCTGTTGGAACCTGAAGATGGTATTTTGTGTTTTCTGCCACTATTAAAGCGTTCTTCCATCTCGGCCCAAATGCGATTTCGAGTTTCTTCGGTCTGTTCAGATGTGCCTTCTGCGTAGAGTGAAACATACTTTGTTAAAGGGGGGTATTCCTAAATAGGTTAGTATCTTAGCCAAGTTGATAGTTGAAATGAAGTCGAAAATACAAACATACTTTAATATACATAAGATCAATTTGACATTTACGCATCGATTTCTCACACTGCTTGCGTTTCTCATCATCCATAGTTTCATCCTTCAAAGATTTTTCCAATTGTTTAATACGTCGTTCTGCTTTTTTACGTTCTGAGAAAATCAGTAAGCAAGTTCACtgaacaaaaaatgctGTTTTTATATATGTTTCATACCAAAAAATCGAACTTTTTTgtatctttcaaaaatcttttgctttttatgCTCTAACTGTGCCATAGACAACTGCTCTTGTAGACCCAAAAGAGCTCGTTCATGTTCAACACGAATGTTTGCAGGCAAATTCTCCTTAAAGGAAGTTAGTTTTCTTATTCATTAACATAAAAAGGAAGgtaatatttattacaCACTGAAACCGCAGATGTTTTTAAAccagcaaaaaaattacacacctttttcaataatctCTCATTGTCgcgaatttttttcttcagcaCAGAAAGTCCAGGGCCCTTAAATTTTGGCATGCTAAAACGCTCaataaaatagataaaTAGAAATTCAAACCATAAACAATTAGTTCTGGTGAAGAACAGTAGTAAACTTAAAGGACTGCAATTTTTACAGCTGCTAGGTTCTCAAGTGACACGTTACTTTTATATATAAGTTTAAGCTGGTAATTAtgattaaaatatttgattcaCTCACACTTATTCAAGGTAGATTTATATGTTGTACTTGTGGAGTGATTTAAAAGCTTAGACTTTCAACAGTACATCAAAGAATCGCTTGTTCGACACCGAAGTCACCCTAGAGATTAAAAAGTATGCAAAAGATAGTTAATCTAGCAACCGGTCTGTATTTTAATACTACTATTGTTAAGAGAATCATCAAtagcaaaaagaaaacctTTGAATTTGACAGCCTCTTTTCAGTCCGTTGTTAAGGCATTTCTGTTAGCTATCGTTAAGCAAATTAGTGCTAAACGTTATGTTTGACGAGTGGTTGAGATTGAAGAACGCTTCGATCAAGCTCTGTTTAATGTTTATGCAGTATTTTGGGCGTTTCTGGTAAAGCCTAATTGTCAAATTTCTCTTTAGAGAATGTTAAATAGAAGTAAAAAGAGGAATGGCTGTTATTTTTGGGTTAACGGCTCCTCAGATGAGATTCGATATGTCGCCGTCAAAGCTTCCCCTAAAGTAAATTGGAAAACTCACATTATTTGGAGATCAttgaaaaatgttaaatGTATAGACTCTTTTCACGGAAACAATGAAATATTGGGTGCTGGTTCTTCTACCGGAAATATATCATTGCTTTCTGTTAAGCATCCAGAATTTCAAGCAGTAGTAACACCTGGATATGCTCGCCCTTGCAATAGTTTGGCATTTTCTGAAACTGAACATCTTGTTGCTGGATTTGCAAAATCTCGAAACGAGTCTTCCTTGAAGTTATGGGACTTGAATTCATTACTGTCTGACCCGAAGAGTAGTCCCTTAATGCAGTCTTCTACTCTAGACGGAGTTTCTTCCGTTTGTTATAAGAAAGACACTCCTCTTTTGCTTACCGGATCAACTTCGCGTTCTGTCCATATAATTGATACTAGGCAGCAACTAGACTCAGTTTCTTCCGTCAATACGCAATATTATAGTAATATAGTTGTTGATCCATTTTCTCCTAACTATTTTGCCGCAAATTCTTATGATGGTGACATTGCGATTTTTGATACTCGATACTTCAAATCCgataattatttacaaattattttacggaacgaaaataaaaagccCAAAAATCCACAATTATTTGCACTGAAATATTCTGAATGGAAACCTGGACAATTGGCTGTTTTGTCAAACAATTCGATTACACTTCGTCAATTATTGCCTTGTGTCAATGGAAATGAAGGATCCGCAAATAATTCTGTCTTTGTAAATTATGAGAAGAAATATCCTGTTAAACCAAATTCACAATGTTCTGgcattgatttttttactccTTCTACAGCCTTTCCAACTCATGTTCAAATTTTGGGTGTCATAAACGAACAACCGAAACTTTTTTCTGTCCATGATGAGGTCATTCCCTTTTCATTTAACCCTTATAATGATTTGATATTTTccttcaaagaaaaactgTATCCTTTAAACTCTTCACCATTTAACACACTTTCTGATGTCCCACAATTTGATGTCAGCGAATTTGTCGATGAAAACTCTTTCGATTCCTCGTCTTCTTGTTCCTCCAAAGTCTTTCTAACGACAAGAAACAACTCAATCAATTCAGAGGATTCCGCTCATGAAGTATTGCTTTCCTATAACCGCGTCCTTGGATCTGATATTCAAGGGACAATACTAGATCGCGTCAAAAAGGGCTACCAATTTGATTCCCAAAAAAACTCAGAATTAGTTTCTGATTTATACTTAAAAGATCTATGGTCTTGGATTCACTTAAGCCATAGACAATCAGAAGAATCACTGTTTGGAGACACAGGAGATACAGATTTCAGCTATCAAGGTGCACTAGGTATTTGGTTTATGGATACTGAATTGACTAGCATGTCCGATGtttttgaagcaaaagaaagcaaatttttagaaaaaaaaattttaagacTTGCTAGAGATGTTATTGAGAGACTTGATTTAGATATATTTACGTCTATCCAAACTAAAAGGCCTTTACGCCAACTCGCTTTACTTGCCTGTGGATTAGGAATGTCAAATGATGACTTGTTGTTGGAAATTAGAAGACTGATTCGCAAGAATGAGCATGTAAAAGCCGCTGGGTTAGCACTTTTCCACggaaaaattgaaaacgtAGTCCGTATATTATCAAGTGGGAATGAGCTGGAGAAGACCATATCCACAGCAGTTGCCGGATACATTACATCGCAAGGCTTAAGTAACTTTGGAAGTGACTCATTGTGGAAAGAAATGTCTCGTAACTTAAGTACAGAATTGGAAGATCCATACTTACGTGCAATATTTGCGTATGTTTCCAACTCCGATTGGAGAGATGTATTAGATGAAGTTTCTCTCTCATTAAAAGATCGTCTTGGAATTGCTCTTCGCTTTTTACCAGATGACGATTTGAGTAATTATTTGTGCGATTTATGTCACACTACAGTGCAATCAGGCGACCCAGAAGGCCTGTTACTTACAGGTTTAACTCCTTTGGGAATGGAACTTCTGCAGAACTACATTGATCATACAAGCGATGTTCAAACTGCTGCATTGATTGCTGCATTTGTGGTACCTAAGAAATTTCTGGATAAACGTGCAGAGGATTGGACTGAAAGTTATAGAGAGCTTCTAAACCGCTGGAAACTTTACCGTGAGCGTGCAAAGTTTGATATCTTTCGGACAGAACTCTCAAAAAATCACACAGGAGAAATAACCAGAAAGGCTACAGAGCCATCTATACGCATTATCTGCAATTTTTGTAGAAAAccaatttttcctttctccAATAGGAATGAATGTAATAATTTACCAACGCCAATTCAACGAGGTGTCAGTAAAGCAGGCCCAGCAAAACACTTGGGAAAAAGTTGTCCTCATTGCGGACAGCCTCTTCCAAAGTGCTCTGTATGTGGGTTTTCTTTAGGAGATGAAGATGTTCCTCAGAAAGATGACTTTTCTCAAAAACCTCAAAACTATGTCAAAGAAGTTAATCTTCAGAAATCTAGATTTGGGTTATGGTTTAGCTTTTGTCTAAATTGTGGCCATGGAGCTCACGCATCTCATGCTTCAGAATGGTTTTCAACTCATACAATATGTCCGGTTCCTAACTGTGATTGTGAATGCAAACTGAAATAGAAATTGCAAATGAGAGCATTAATTAATAGCATTAAAATAACAGTTTATGGTTTGGTTCACAAGTAATAATTGCTACATGAGTGAATATAAAATCCATGATTACAgcttaaaaatgtttaagGCTAAGAGGTTTAAAGCATAAGGTCTTTAATACTatgatttgtttaaaaattcgaCATAGCTATCTACATTTGTAATTGTTTGATAATACCAACGTGGTTAGTTTTATTACTGAAAAGGGATTAACGCAAGATcgttaatatttaattttctagTAGCAAGAAGCGTCTTCTAGCTTAGCAACTTGGTAATTTTAACCGGTGGTACTGgtattgaagaaatacatatttaattttttgtgtaaattaatttggCCTTAGTAAAGATATCCAAAGTGGGTTGTATACGGGCATTCGCATTTAACGTAATCGGCTCATCTCGTAAATTACCATATGTTTCCCGTTAACCCACGTAATTCGACATCGGTGACCGTTGCGAGACGATATTAAGAGTTTCAACTGGAACCAACTTCTCTTTCGCTTAccttttcataaaataataGCAATGGCTTCGTTTAATGTTCCCATTATAATGGACAAGTAAGTATTGATGTAGCGAAGTTAAATTGTTCGTGAATATCAGTTACTAACTTTATTTGTTAGCGGTACCGGCTATAGCAAGCTTGGGTATGTGTAATAGTCGTTTTAGGATGTTATTATCTCTCTTTTGAGCATTTATTAACagtaatttaatttcaGCTATGCTGGGAACGATGCTCCTTCTTATGTATTCCCCACTGTTATTGCGACGCGTTCTGCGGGTGCTTCTTCAGGGCCGGCTGTTTCATCAAAGCCTTCTTACATGGCCTCGAAAGGCAGTGGGCATCTCTCAAGCAAAAGGGCAACTGAGGACTTGGACTTTTTTATTGGAAACGATGCATTGAAAAAGGCGTCTGCTGGATATTCTTTGGACTATCCTATCCGTCATGGACAAATAGAAAATTGGGACCATATGGAGCGTTTTTGGCAACAGTCTctctttaaatatttacGTTGTGAACCAGAGGAccattattttcttttgaccGAACCTCCTTTGAATCCACCTGAAAACCGTGAAAATACTGCAGAGATTATGTTTGAGTCGTTCAACTGTGCAGGACTCTACATTGCTGTTCAAGCGGTTTTGGCTCTTGCCGCCTCTTGGACATCTTCAAAAGTTACTGATCGTTCGTTGACCGGTACTGTTGTTGACTCTGGTGATGGCGTTACTCATATTATTCCTGTTgtatgtataaaaaatctaataCGAGCTTAGATAAACAGTTTTGAACATTAAAtgcatatatatatgcCCGAATTTTACTAACTGATAAACCTTAGGCCGAAGGATATGTTATCGGCTCTTCCATTAAGACAATGCCACTTGCTGGTCGTGATGTTACGTACTTTGTTCAATCCTTATTACGTGACCGCAATGAACCTGATTCAAGTCTCAAAACTGCTGAAAGAATTAAAGAGGAATGTTGCTACGTTTGTCCGGACATTGTTAAGGAGTTTAGTAGATTTGATCGTGAGCCCGACcgttatttaaaatatgcATCTGAATCAATTACTGGACACTCTACTACTATTGATGTAGGATTTGAACGCTTCCTCGCAcctgaaatattttttaatcctGAGATTGCTTCTTCCGATTTTTTGACCCCTCTTCCGGAACTTGTGGACAACGTCGTACAGAGCTCACCCATTGACGTTCGTAAAGGcctttataaaaacattgTCCTTTCTGGTGGTAGTACTTTGTTTAAGAACTTTGGCAACCGCTTACAAAGAGATCTCAAGCGGATTGTTGACGAGCGTATTCACCGCAGTGAAATGCTCTCCGGTGCTAAAAGTGGTGGTGTAGACGTTAATGTTATCTCCCATAAACGTCAACGAAATGCGGTTTGGTTTGGCGGCAGTTTACTAGCACAAACGGTATGTCATTATCTTAtgtttgtatattttttagtttacCCGTAGAGATTTACTGACATGTTTAGCCTGAATTCGGATCCTATTGCCATACCAAAGCAGATTACGAAGAATATGGTGCTTCCATTGCTCGTAGGtaccaaatttttggaaattctctttaatgaaatatatCATGAGTTTTGCGTCTATAGGATTTACTgattaaaatgaaaagtttaatGGAGCAGGCATTAGCCTTAGAAGAAATAGACTTGAGGTTTGCTATGTTTCCAGGCTTTTTCATTGAGCAATATCAAATAAGATGTATATAATTAACTTGTCCAAATAATAATGATGAGAACCATGagaataataatatagTGATTACTAATAACGtaaaaggagaaaaaaaaagaaaacggATGAAACCGATGGGTTCCGCCTGATAAATACTTTATTATTCAAGAACGATGGATAAAATGGAAAGTGTACAAGTACTCAACGAATTTGTTGAGAGAAAGCAGAAGCAATCAAGTAGtcatcataaaaaaaactaaactTCATCATTTTGCGGAGCAGGTAATGATTCATAAGAAGGTGGGCGTTCAATTGCACCGGCAACAGATGGAACGTCGCCGACAAATTCaccattttcatcaaatatTGCGGGCGGGGGAGGTGTGCTTGTGGTGGGTAAAGTTTTCAAGTACTGCTGGTTAAGAGCAGTAATAGGTTCATAAAGAGGGAGGCAATCAGTCTGTCGAACATGATGTTCGAATTGTTGTGATGCTCCGGAAGAAGAGCGCTCTCTCCTGTGAATTGAGTGTTGTGTTCTCTGCTGTTCCCGTGCAGAAATTATGGTTCGACACGCTTTAATTCTTTCATGATGCAACATAAATATGACAAACACAACGCAGATTATCCCAAACGTTAATACCAACACTTTTCCCCAGAACTGGGAGTAAGGGTCATACGGGATATCTGAAGCATCTGATGTTGAAACCAATTGATCATTAGCCATCACAAGGTCTATGGCTGATATTTCTTCCcccatttttgtttgattataattttgaacGTGTAGTGTTCCCAGTAGAATTTCAATTGCCACGGCTCAATTAAGACTGAACGTCAGAAATTTACAACAATCCAGTGAACTCACTGATATAGCAAGGCAATTATTATTCTTccaatttaattttactcAATTACTTTGAGGTTTGTAAAAGTGAGGTTAAAACTGttgtaaaaaacaaagataaGCCATAAAGCTTCCCGTCTCCTTCCCCAGAGTCTGGATTTTTTTGCGATATTTACGGTACGATACGGCAGTCACCGGAAGCATCCAAAAGCTGACCATGTATAATTATATGCTTTGATTTCAGATCATCCGTGCGCCTATGTATTAACTGTGTtgtataaatttatttcacaATCGGCAAATTAGTTATGAATTAATTACTTTTGGTATTTCTGCTCTTGGTTATGCAGCGTAAGTGAATTTGACGATCTCCGTTTAAATAATGAGCTACTACGAGGTGATCGttaaattgtaaacaaaagattgGTTTAGTATGTCGCTTGAATGGAAACTgcaaagtttttaattagAGATTCATCTGTTTCATCTAAATctaaagcaattaatttttcatctcTTCAGttgttctttttaataGAGTAGTTGAGGTGGATAAatgtttattcaaatttttgttattcGGATTATTTCGTACAGGAGAAGCTATCACAAAGGTCAAAGCcataatatatttaataatttattgtaaagagaaaaataattatcaGAAAATTCAACATATTCAATTTAAGGTCAAGCACACTGGTGTCCGCTAATGCGTTTACTATACTAAGCCCTCTGCTTGCTTACGTGCATCGCCACTACCTAGCTATAGGTGCTTGTTGCAAGACAACAAAGTCTCGTACCTTTGCAGCGTTAAACGATTTTTAGCAATTTcctctttctttaaaatttggaaTTAACTGATTGTTTTCTATTCCTGTAATGACAACGCTGGAATCTCTGGATATGCCAGAGATGACAGAGGTCGAAGATGATACAGTCGACATACACATCGACAATTCGAAGGTCGCTCTCCTTTTCTCTAAAAGCAAGGTGTTTGTTCATCCCACATCGAAAATGAAGGATAACATATCTGGCTATTTGTCCTTGTCTAAGTCAAAGGCGCTAGGAAATTCATCAGTGGCCGGAAGCGATATTTTGTTATCATGGGTTCCTGAttcgtttttaaaaaatcgtCCCAGGGATCTTTCCGTATTTCAAAATGCGGAAACCCTTTCAAACGGTTCTATTAGAGAATGGGTAGAGATTCCTCAGCATTTGGACTACTCTTTTTCTGTACGATTGTGCAGcatttattcaattataTTTCGACCTCCTAGATATGGATGGAATTATGGTAGTATAGTGATTAATTTGAGAGACAGTGGTGAGAGCCTCCctcctcttttttttcatgatGATGAATGTATTAGTACTATTGAGTATGGCAAGCAAATTACCAGAGATCGTTTTGATCCCTTCGATGAATCAGGAAATATGTTCTGGGGTGGAACGCATTTGTTGATgcaattaaagaaatacgCTTCTCTTGAACAGTCCTCACATGAATCACAACTGTACCTTGTTAATCCTTCTCCTGAGGATACTGTGGCATTTCAATCAGTTGAACTTCAAAAAGTCATTTCTAATAATCGACTTAACTCCAGTTCTACCCCTCCTACGCCTAGGAGCTCATCATCTATCTTTAATCCTTTTCGCCGTGCCCTTCATGATTTGTCATTCACTGTGCTTGAGCGGTTTAGTCGGGTCACTAACTACGGCAAATCAGAAGTTGACAGACTCATGGAGCATAAAGTTACCAAGTCTATATTGCCACACCTTCCACGTGAGCTTCAAGTGCTTCTTGAGTCAAAGAGAgttcaaaaattaactgAAGAATATGATCCAGCCCGAATGTTTTTGGCTCGTTGGGCTGAGGGTATTGTAGAGCAATCTGAGAGTAACAATTCTCAACCTGTCAATAATGCGGGTGTTTGGACTGATGCACAGCGTGAAGAAGATTCGTCGCTGGGTCCATTTGAACTAGTGTACATAGAAGAGAGGGTGAAGCGTGATGATCCATTGTCTGTTGAGCAATGGAATTCAATGTTTAATGCTCATGGGAAATTACAGGTTGACGTTCATAGAGTTCTTggaataatttttcatgGGGGTATACAACCCTCTCTTCGTAAGGAAGTTTGGCCTTTTTTGCTCTCTGTTTACCCTTGGGATTCAACTAGTGAAGAAAGACGcgttatttatttgagcCTTCAAGAAGAATATTGCACTTTGAAGAGAAAGTGGTATGAAGATAttcataaacaatttaaCGATCGTTGGTTTATTGAGCAACGAAATCGAATTGAGAAAGACGTACATCGTACAGATAGACAACATGAATACTTCCAAATTGAGGATCTTCCTCATCCTGACCCTCAATCAACGTTTACCGGAACCAATATGAATATGGAAATGATGAAAGATATCCTTCTGACTTATAACGAATATGATACGGAGCTGGGGTATGTCCAAGGAATGTCCGATTTACTTGCTCCTATTTATGTCacttttaatgataatgCCTTAACTTTTTGGGGAATGGTTGGTTTAATGAAACGTcttcattttaattttttgcgTGATCAATCCGGAATGCATCGACAACTTGATACTTTACGACTTCTTATTGAATTTATGGATCCTGAACTATTTGCTCACCTCGAAAAAACTGACTCCTctaatttgttttgcttttttagaATGCTgctaatatattttaaacgAGAGTTTGATTGGGAAGTTTTGTTGAAGCTTTGGGATGTcttatttacaaattatCTATCTTATGACTATCATATCTTCGTGGCATATGCGATTGCTGAGAGACATCGTGAGGTGCTTTTGAATCAAACTAGCGCTTTTGACGaagtattaaaatatttcaacGAACTTTCAGGAAAACTAGCTTTAGAGCCTACACTAATCTGTGCAGAGCAATGCTTTTATCAATTTAAGAATAAATTAGCTTTAATTGATAGAAAACAAATGGAGGAAACCAACTCGGATGAAGATGGCAGTAAAGAAACTGATTTACCCACAATTGCACCATACCTTCGCAatctattaaaaacaagCCAGCCACAATACACGCCGAGTGGTAAGCAAGAATGAATAGCATATTGATTATCAATGATTATCATGCTAGTGTTGGTTGACTGCATTTAATACATTTATGTGAATTTTAGACGATAGAAGTATACTTATTTTCGATTCTAatgctttttcttatttggCAGTTTCCGGACATTTTTTCTGAAAcgatttctttttgcaGCCATTGCTTGTCGCTTTAGCTGCTCTTCCTTTTCGCGTAACAATTTCATTcttattcttcttttcttactGGGTCGCCTGCGATGTTTActctcttctttttttatagataCGACTTTATGAAGCTTCTGGCATGCCGGCTTATTGCACGAATGAttagcattttttcttttgaatatttaagattttaattgcaaaatataataaCATTACATACCCATTTTTCCTCTTTAGCTTTCATTAACTGATCATAAGTGAAAACACTCGCTTGTAATTGCCTTTGTCTTTCAGGAGAATCTCTTTATAAGTTAG
This portion of the Schizosaccharomyces pombe strain 972h- genome assembly, chromosome: I genome encodes:
- the arp3 gene encoding ARP2/3 actin-organizing complex actin-related protein subunit Arp3, with amino-acid sequence MASFNVPIIMDNGTGYSKLGYAGNDAPSYVFPTVIATRSAGASSGPAVSSKPSYMASKGSGHLSSKRATEDLDFFIGNDALKKASAGYSLDYPIRHGQIENWDHMERFWQQSLFKYLRCEPEDHYFLLTEPPLNPPENRENTAEIMFESFNCAGLYIAVQAVLALAASWTSSKVTDRSLTGTVVDSGDGVTHIIPVAEGYVIGSSIKTMPLAGRDVTYFVQSLLRDRNEPDSSLKTAERIKEECCYVCPDIVKEFSRFDREPDRYLKYASESITGHSTTIDVGFERFLAPEIFFNPEIASSDFLTPLPELVDNVVQSSPIDVRKGLYKNIVLSGGSTLFKNFGNRLQRDLKRIVDERIHRSEMLSGAKSGGVDVNVISHKRQRNAVWFGGSLLAQTPEFGSYCHTKADYEEYGASIARRYQIFGNSL
- the gyp7 gene encoding GTPase-activating protein Gyp7; protein product: MTTLESLDMPEMTEVEDDTVDIHIDNSKVALLFSKSKVFVHPTSKMKDNISGYLSLSKSKALGNSSVAGSDILLSWVPDSFLKNRPRDLSVFQNAETLSNGSIREWVEIPQHLDYSFSVRLCSIYSIIFRPPRYGWNYGSIVINLRDSGESLPPLFFHDDECISTIEYGKQITRDRFDPFDESGNMFWGGTHLLMQLKKYASLEQSSHESQLYLVNPSPEDTVAFQSVELQKVISNNRLNSSSTPPTPRSSSSIFNPFRRALHDLSFTVLERFSRVTNYGKSEVDRLMEHKVTKSILPHLPRELQVLLESKRVQKLTEEYDPARMFLARWAEGIVEQSESNNSQPVNNAGVWTDAQREEDSSLGPFELVYIEERVKRDDPLSVEQWNSMFNAHGKLQVDVHRVLGIIFHGGIQPSLRKEVWPFLLSVYPWDSTSEERRVIYLSLQEEYCTLKRKWYEDIHKQFNDRWFIEQRNRIEKDVHRTDRQHEYFQIEDLPHPDPQSTFTGTNMNMEMMKDILLTYNEYDTELGYVQGMSDLLAPIYVTFNDNALTFWGMVGLMKRLHFNFLRDQSGMHRQLDTLRLLIEFMDPELFAHLEKTDSSNLFCFFRMLLIYFKREFDWEVLLKLWDVLFTNYLSYDYHIFVAYAIAERHREVLLNQTSAFDEVLKYFNELSGKLALEPTLICAEQCFYQFKNKLALIDRKQMEETNSDEDGSKETDLPTIAPYLRNLLKTSQPQYTPSGKQE